TGCATGATCAGAGAGCAGAGGGTGTCGACCAGGTGGTCGGTGTCGGCGCGCCCGTCGACGAGGACGCCGTAGAACGTGGTGCCGACCAGCATGTTGAACAACGTGTCGGTGTCGACGTCGGTGCGCACCACGCCTTGGGCGGCTGCGGTCCGAACCAACTCGGCGAGCTCAGCCCGGATCTTGTCGTCGAGCAATTGCTGTGTGCGGATGTGTAATTCGGAGTCACGGCGCCGTTCGGCGAGGATGCCCAACGTTGCGGCCTCGACGACGGGCTCGCGCCAGAAGGCCACCGCGCCGCGAACGAATTCCCGCAGATCGGTTTCGAAGTCGCCTGACCGCGGCAGTTCTGCTGTGCCACCGTCGATTCCGAAAGCCGCCTCGAAGACGACATGGGCCTTGGACGGCCAGCGGCGGTAGATGGTGGGGCGGCTGACGCCCGCGGCTCGGGCGATCGACTCCATGGACACCTGGTCGTAGCCGACATCGGTGAGCAACCGGCGGGTGGCCGCCATGATCGCGGAGTCGGTGCGCGGGTCCCGCGGCCGGCCTCGCACAGTCTCGGGGACAGGCGCTCCGGCGTGATCGGGGGCGGTCACGCCGGTTATGTTCCGTTACGTAACGTAAACTGTCAAGAGTGTGACGTCCAGATTGAACCTGTTCACCGCCGGGCATCGTGATTACACAATTAGTGCGCCCCGACGGCCAGGAGGTCATGCCATGAAAGTCATGCTGCGAGCGCTGGCCGTGGTGCTGTCCGCGCTGAGCATCGCGGTCGCGGCCCCGCCGACGGCCAGCGCCGACGATCAGCTGGCGTTCACCGGCACCACCCTGACCGGAGCGCCGTTCAACGGTGCGAGCCTCAAAGGCAAGCCGGCGGTCCTGTGGTTCTGGACGCCGTGGTGCCCGTTCTGCAACGCCGAAGCCCCCAACGTCAGTCAGGTGGCCGCGGCCAATCCCACGGTCACGTTCGTCGGTGTCGGCGCACGCTCCGATGCCGGGCAGATGCAGGCCTTCGTGTCGAAGTACAACCTGAATTTCACCAACCTCAACGACTCCGACGGATCCATCTGGGCCCGCTTCAACGTGCCGTGGCAGCCGGCGTATGTGTTCCTGCGTCCCGACGGCTCGTCGACGTTCGTCAACAACCCCACCTCGGCGATGTCAGAACAGGAGCTCAGCGACCGGGTGCGCGCACTGGTGTCCTGAGCCCCGACAGTGGACGCGAATCTGACCGGCCTGGCATTGGCCGCGGGGATGGTGGCTGCGCTCAACCCGTGCGGGTTCGCCATGCTGCCGGCCTACCTGACGCTGGTGGTGCGCGGTGAGGACGCCGATCCGGGCCGCACCGCCGCGGTGGGACGCGCCTTGGCGGCGACCGCGGCGATGGCGCTGGGCTTCCTTGCGGTGTTCGGACTGTTCGGGTTGCTGACGGTCCCGGTTGCCACAGCAGTCCAGCGCTACCTGCCCTACGCGACGATCGGCATCGGGATAGTCCTTGTCGCCCTTGGTATCTGGCTGGTCTCGGGCCGGGAATTGGCGTGGGGGCCTGCCGGACCGAGCTGGCGGGGGCGCCGACGGCGCGGCTGGGATCGATGTTCGGCTACGGCGTGGGCTACGCGGTGGCGTCGCTGTCGTGCACCATCGGGCCGTTCCTCGCCGTCACCGGCGCCACACTGCGCGCCGGGTCTCCTGTCGACGGCGTGCTCGTCTATGCCGCCTACGCCGCCGGCCTTGCCCTGGTCGTCGGTGTGCTGGCGGTCGGAATCGCCTTGACCAGTACAGCTTTGGTGGACCGGGTGCGCCGGCTGTTGCCCTACATCAATCGCATCAGCGGCGTCGTGCTGATCGCGGTAGGCGCCTATGTGAGCTATTACGGTCTCTACGAGATCCGGTTGTTCAGCGCGCAGGGGGATCCGGCCGATCCGGTGATCGCGGCCGCCGGCCGTCTGCAGGGTGCGCTGGCCGGCTGGGTTTATCGGACCAGCGCCTGGACCTGGGTCGTGGTGCTGGCGGTGCTGATCGCAGCGGCCGCGGTGGTGCGGGTTCGACGCAGCCGTCACCCGCGGCGCTGATCGCCCGAATCCGCGCCTCGCGCGTGGATATACTCCGCTGCACGTTCCATGCAGGGGAGAGGCAACGCGATGAAGCGACAGTCGATGCGAACCTGGGGGGCTGCCGGGGCGGCAGTCCTGGCGATCAGCGGGGTGCCCGCCGCGATCGTGACGATCCAGCCCAGCGGTCAGGCCCACGCCGACGTCTGCGCCAGCGCAGGCCGCCGGGTCACGGTCAGCGGGTGCGCCAACCTGTCCGACGTGATGGCGCCCTACGTGCCGCCACCGTCGTACTACGCGCCGCTGCCGGAGGACTACCCGCCGCCACCGCCGCCGCCACCCCCGCCGGTGACCGGCTGCGTGGGGTACAACGGCCGCTGGGTCAGCGCCGGCGGCTGCCGCTAGCCACAACCACGCACCACAACGACGAAACCCCGCGGGCAGTGCCCGCGGGGTTTCGCTTACTGCAACAGATCTAGGTCAGGTCGTACCGGTCGGCATTCATGACCTTGACCCATGCCGCGACGAAGTCCTCGACGAACTTGCCGGCGTTGTCGTCCTGGGCGTAGACCTCGACCAGGGCGCGCAGGATCGAGTTCGAACCGAACACCAGATCGTTGGCGGTCGCCGTCCACTTGAGCGCACCGGTGGTCCGGTCGGTGCCCTCGTAGACGTTCTCGGAGTTCTCCGACGGCTTCCACTCCGTGCCCATGTCGAGCAGGTTGGTGAAGAAGTCGTTCGAGAGCACGCCGACCCGGTCGGTGAACACGCCGTGCTTGGTGCCGCCGTGGTTGGCGCCGAGCACCCGCAGACCGCCCAGCAACACCGTCATCTCCGGAGCGGTGACACCCACCAGGTAGGCCTTCTCGATCAGCAGCTCCTCCAACGCCGTCTTCTCGCCGGGCCGCACATAGTTGCGGAACCCGTCGGCCCGCGGCTCGAGAACCGCGAACGACTCCACGTCGGTCTGCTCCTGAGTGGCGTCGGTGCGGCCGGGTGCGAAGTGAACGTCGATCGCATAGCCGGCCTCCTTGGCCGCCTTCTCGATCGCAGCGTTGCCGCCGAGCACGATCACGTCGGCCAGCGACACGGTCTTGCCACCCGCGGCGTTGAACTCCTGCTGGACCTTCTCCAGCACCGGAAGCACCTTGGCCAGCTCGGCGGGCTCGTTGGCCTCCCAGCTGCGCTGCGGCTCAAGCCGCAGCCGGGCGCCGTTGGCGCCGCCGCGCTTGTCGGTGTTGCGGTAGCTCGACGCCGACGCCCATGCCGTCTTGACCAGCTGCTGAACCGTCAGGCCGGACTCCAGGATTCTGGCCTTCAGCGTCGCGGCATCGGAGTCGTCGATCAGCTCGCCCTGCACCGGCGGCACCGGGTCCTGCCAGAGCTGCGGCTCGGCAACCCACGGGCCCAGGTAGCGGGTGATCGGACCGAGGTCGCGGTGCAGCAGCTTGTACCAGGCCTTGGCGAACGCCTCGTTCAGCTCCTCGGGGTGGTCGAGCCAACGCCGCGTGATCGCCCCGAACTCCGGGTCGACCCGCATCGAGACGTCGGTCACCAGCATCGTGGGCTTGCGGTTCGGGCCGCCGAACGGATCGGGGATGATCGCCTCGGCGTCCTTGGCCTGGAACTGCCACGCGCCCGCCGGGCTCTTGGTCAGCTCCCACTCGTAGCCGTAGAGAATCTCCAGGAACGAGTTGCTCCACTTGGTCGGGGTGGTGGTCCACACCACCTCCAAACCGCTGGTGATGGTGTCGCCGGCCTTGCCCGAACCGAACGGGCATTTCCAGCCGAGGCCCTGCTGCTCGATCGGGGCGCCTTCGGGCTCAGGTCCCATGCCCTCGTCGGAGCCGGCACCGTGGGTCTTGCCCAGCGTGTGCCCGCCGACGATCAGCGCCGCGGTCTCCTCGACACTCATGGCCATCCGGCCGAAGGTCTCCTTGATGTCGACGGCCGCCTTCAGCGGATCCGGATTGCCCTCCGGCCCTTCGGGATTGACGTAGATCAGACCCATCGTGGTGGCGCCGTACGGCTCCGCCAGCGTGCGCTCATCGGAGTAGCGCTTGTTGGTGCCCAACCATTCGTCTTCCTCGCCGAACAGGATCTCTTCGGGCTCCCAGATGTCGGGGCGGCCGAAGCCGAAGCCGAAGGTCTTGAATCCGGCCGACTCCAGCGCCACGTTGCCGGCGAACACCAGCAGGTCGGCCCAGGAGATCTTGTTGCCGTACTTCTTCTTCACCGGCCACAGCAGGCGGCGCGCCTTGTCCAGGTTGGCGTTGTCGGGCCAGCTGTTGAGCGGGGCGAACCGCTGCATGCCCTGACCGCCGCCACCGCGGCCGTCGAAGATGCGGTAGGTGCCCGCGGCGTGCCAGCTCATCCGGATGAACAGGCCGGCGTAGCTGCCGTAGTCGGCCGGCCACCAGTCCTGCGAGGTGGTGATGACCGACAGCAGATCCGCCTTCAGCGCTTCAGGATCGAGCTTGGCGAATTCGGCCGCGTAGTCGAAGTCATCGCCGAGCGGGTTGGAATACGGCGAGTGCGGGTGCAACTTGGTGACGTCGACCTGATTCGGCCACCAATCCTGATTGGTACGGGCCAGCCATGTGCTTTCGGCTCCGGCGCGTCGATGACCGGATTCTCGCTCTCGGACACTTTTTGCCTTTCCATTCCATATTTCATTGGGGTGATGGGCTGTGATCACTGGTGTGATCAGGAAGGTTCATTCGGTGAGCAGTCGGGACACAGTCCCCAGTAGATGACCTCGGCTTCGTCGAGCACGAAACCGTTGTGCTCAGACGGGGTCAAACAGGGCGCCTCGCCGACAGCGCAGTCGACGTCGCCGATGACACCGCACGATCGGCACACCACGTGGTGGTGGTTGTCGCCCACCCGCGCCTCGTATCGGGCCACCGAGCCCGACGGCTGAATGCGCCGCACCAGTCCGGCCGCGGTCAACGCGTGCAGCACGTCGTACACCGCCTGGCGGGACACGTCGGGCAGGCCCGTTCGGACCGCTCCGAAGATGGTGTCGGTGTCGGCATGCGGGTGCGTGTGCACCGCGTCGAGAACCGCGAGACGAGGGCGGGTGACCCGCAGCTGCGCTGCCCGCAGCTGGTCGGAGAGATCCGAGACGGAGGTCACGTTTTGATAGTTGTCTCTTTTCTGGAACCAGTCAAGAGTTGTCCCGAAATGAATCCTGCGGAGCTGGTCAGGGGCTTTGTGCTGGATCGTTCTTCGGGTTGACGGTGGGGTTCAGGGGCGCGATCGGGGCCGGGCTGAAGCTGTTCGGCCCGGGCAGGGTGGCCTTGCTGGTGGGCTGCACCGAAGAACTCGACGGAGTGGGCGCCGGAGCGCTGTCCATGGATCCGCACGCCGGGAACACCACGGCGCCGGCGCCGGCCAGCGTGACCAGCCAGATCGCTCTCCTGGGACCCTGCATCGCTGAAAGCTACCGCGTTTGGCGGCGCAGTAAGGCCGCGACCGCGCTTTCTGTATGGTGATCGGCGGATCGCGTCCGGCGGCCACCTCGGACCGCACCCGAAATCAGTCGTCTCGTCAGGAGCAGATTCGTGCCCCTCAACACCGTTGCGCTCGAACTCGTGCCGCCCAACGTCGACCGCACGCCGGACGAAATGCTGGAGGAAGCGCGCAAGGTCGTGCAGTTGTCCGCCGAGACCGGACTCGACGGCCGGATCCGGCACGTGATGATCCCCGGGATGATCGAGGAGGACAGCGGCAGGCCCGTCGAGATGAAGCCCAAGCTCGACGTCCTCGACTACTGGTCGCGTATCTCACCGGAGCTGCCCGGCGTGCGCGGGTTGTGCACCCAGGTGACCGCGTTCATGGACGAGCCGACGCTGGTCAGCCGGTTGACCGCGCTGCTCGACGCGGGCATGGAGGGCGTGGCCTTCGTCGGTGTTCCGCGGACGATGAACGACGGCGAGGGCGCCGGCGTGGCACCCACCGACGCGTTGACGATCTTCTCCGAGCTGGTCCCGAATCGGGGCGCGATCCTGATTCCGACCCGGGCCGAGGAAGCCGGCCGGTTCGGGTTCAAATGCGGCCGGGGCGCCACCTACGGGATGACGCAGCTGCTCTATTCCGACGCGATCGTCGGCTTCCTGACCGAGTTCGCCGCCACCACCGACTACCGCCCGGAGATCCTGTTGTCGTTCGGCTTCGTGCCGAAGGTGGAATCCCGGGTCGGCCTGATCAACTGGCTGATCCAGGACCCGGGCAATGCCGCCGTCGCCGCCGAGCAGGACTTCGTCCGCACGCTCGCCGCCAGCGAGCCGCCGGTCAAACGGCAGCTGCTGGTGGACCTCTACAAGCGGGTCATCGACGGCGTCGCCGACCTCGGGTTCCCGCTGAGCATCCACTTCGAAGCCACCTACGGGATGTCCCGCCCCGCCTTCGACACCTTCGCCGAGATGCTGGCGTACTGGTCGCCGGCCCCATCCGCATCCTGACGGCCGCAGCCCATGAAGGAAATGATCGACTTCGACGGCGCACCGATTTTCGCGATCCCGGCGCGCGAGGACTATCGCGGCTTCGGCGGCTGCGAGGGCATGCTCCTCGAAGGCCCGCAGGGGTGGGGTGAGTTCTGCCCGCCCCGCACGGGCAGTGATCTCGTCGCGGCCCGCTGGCTGACCTCGGCCATCGAAGGCGGAACCGTCGGCTGGCCGGACCCGATCCGCGGCCGGGTGCCGGTCGCGGTCGCGGTGCCCGCGGTCGGAGCCGAGGAGGCGGCCGCGATCGCCGTCGCCAGCGGGTGCCAGACGGCCGACGTGATGGTCACCGGTCTGTCCGACGATGCCGACCGGCTCGCGGCGGTCCGCTGCGCCCTCGGACCGGACGCGTCGATCCGCTGCCTGGTCGACGGGTGGTGGGACGTCGACACCGCCGCCGAGACGATCCCCAGGCTGGACACGGCGGCAGTCGGTCTGCAATTCGTGCAGCAGCCGTGCGCGACCGCACGGGAACTGGCCGCGCTGCGGCGCCGGATCGACGTGCGGGTGGCGGTCGACGTCTCCGACCTCAGCAGCGACGGGCTGACGTTGGCCGAGGTCGCCGACATCCTGGTGCTGGACGCCGCCCCGCTGGGCGGCGTGCGCCGGGCATTGCGGTTCGCCGAGAAGTGCGACCTACCGGTCGTGGTGTCCGGCGCCGATCAAACCAGCATGGGGCTGGCCAGCGGCTTGGCGCTGGCCGGGGTACTGCCGGAGCTTTCCTTCGCCTGCGGACTCGGAACCGCCGCGGCCCTGGCCGGCGACATCGTGCCCGCGGGACGCGCACTGATCACCGCCGACGGTTACCTGCCGGTGGCGCCGTCGGCCCCGGCACCCGACCTGCAGCGCCTCGCGGAATTCACCGTCGACGACGCCGAGCGCATCGCGTGGTGGCGCGAGCGGCTGCGCACTGCCCGAGAACTTCTCTAAGCGCCGCGGTTCAGCGGCGCGGACGCCAGGCCGCGACGGCCAGCACGATGCCGACCAGCACGACGATCGGGCCCAGCACCGACCACGTCGTGGTGTTGCTCATCGGGCTGCCCTGAACCGCTCCGAAACCCTGCAGTGTGAACAACAGTCCGAACAGCGCGACCAGCACGCCGAGACCGCCGAGGACGTGACGCATGGTCAACCCTTCTTTCCGCTGGGCATGGCCGCCGACACCGCCCGCATGACGGCCCGCTTCACCGTTGCCGCGCCGCCACC
This is a stretch of genomic DNA from Mycobacterium sp. ELW1. It encodes these proteins:
- a CDS encoding TetR/AcrR family transcriptional regulator encodes the protein MTAPDHAGAPVPETVRGRPRDPRTDSAIMAATRRLLTDVGYDQVSMESIARAAGVSRPTIYRRWPSKAHVVFEAAFGIDGGTAELPRSGDFETDLREFVRGAVAFWREPVVEAATLGILAERRRDSELHIRTQQLLDDKIRAELAELVRTAAAQGVVRTDVDTDTLFNMLVGTTFYGVLVDGRADTDHLVDTLCSLIMHGAQTRDKE
- a CDS encoding protein disulfide oxidoreductase, with the translated sequence MKVMLRALAVVLSALSIAVAAPPTASADDQLAFTGTTLTGAPFNGASLKGKPAVLWFWTPWCPFCNAEAPNVSQVAAANPTVTFVGVGARSDAGQMQAFVSKYNLNFTNLNDSDGSIWARFNVPWQPAYVFLRPDGSSTFVNNPTSAMSEQELSDRVRALVS
- a CDS encoding Fur family transcriptional regulator, which encodes MTSVSDLSDQLRAAQLRVTRPRLAVLDAVHTHPHADTDTIFGAVRTGLPDVSRQAVYDVLHALTAAGLVRRIQPSGSVARYEARVGDNHHHVVCRSCGVIGDVDCAVGEAPCLTPSEHNGFVLDEAEVIYWGLCPDCSPNEPS
- a CDS encoding mycobacterial-type methylenetetrahydrofolate reductase, giving the protein MPLNTVALELVPPNVDRTPDEMLEEARKVVQLSAETGLDGRIRHVMIPGMIEEDSGRPVEMKPKLDVLDYWSRISPELPGVRGLCTQVTAFMDEPTLVSRLTALLDAGMEGVAFVGVPRTMNDGEGAGVAPTDALTIFSELVPNRGAILIPTRAEEAGRFGFKCGRGATYGMTQLLYSDAIVGFLTEFAATTDYRPEILLSFGFVPKVESRVGLINWLIQDPGNAAVAAEQDFVRTLAASEPPVKRQLLVDLYKRVIDGVADLGFPLSIHFEATYGMSRPAFDTFAEMLAYWSPAPSAS
- a CDS encoding enolase C-terminal domain-like protein, whose amino-acid sequence is MKEMIDFDGAPIFAIPAREDYRGFGGCEGMLLEGPQGWGEFCPPRTGSDLVAARWLTSAIEGGTVGWPDPIRGRVPVAVAVPAVGAEEAAAIAVASGCQTADVMVTGLSDDADRLAAVRCALGPDASIRCLVDGWWDVDTAAETIPRLDTAAVGLQFVQQPCATARELAALRRRIDVRVAVDVSDLSSDGLTLAEVADILVLDAAPLGGVRRALRFAEKCDLPVVVSGADQTSMGLASGLALAGVLPELSFACGLGTAAALAGDIVPAGRALITADGYLPVAPSAPAPDLQRLAEFTVDDAERIAWWRERLRTARELL